One genomic segment of Bradyrhizobium diazoefficiens includes these proteins:
- a CDS encoding alpha-D-ribose 1-methylphosphonate 5-triphosphate diphosphatase encodes MTDIFLEGGRTLIGSDLVETSLSLAGTEIVAVDASRGRARLAIDARNLLVLPGIVDLHGDAFERQMMPRAGVDFPIDVALADSDRQAISNGITTVFHATTCSWEPGLRSADNARDLMEAIERQRPQFAADTRFHLRHETYNLAAEAEMTRWLAEGRVDLLAFNDHMDGVVADISNPRKRNRMVERTGLSSEDFDELVGHVVSRASDVPASVSRLAAAARAAEVRMLSHDDATPAMRQEYREFGALIAEFPVNEETARAAAAAGDPIVFGAPNVVRGGSHTGWTRASDMIAKGLCSVLASDYYYPAQLLAAFRLAADGVLPLTEAWNLISAGPARATGLTDRGVIAEGRRADILLVDDTVALRPRLVAVIAGGKLVHLTDAARLLAAATTPREAVVAA; translated from the coding sequence GTGACAGACATTTTCCTTGAAGGCGGCCGGACCCTGATCGGCTCCGATCTCGTCGAAACTTCACTTAGCCTGGCCGGAACTGAGATCGTCGCGGTCGATGCCTCGCGCGGCCGTGCGCGGCTGGCGATCGATGCACGCAACCTTCTGGTGCTGCCCGGCATCGTCGACCTGCACGGCGATGCGTTCGAGCGCCAGATGATGCCGCGCGCCGGCGTCGACTTTCCGATCGACGTTGCCCTCGCCGACAGCGACCGCCAGGCGATCAGCAACGGCATCACCACCGTGTTTCACGCCACCACCTGCTCGTGGGAGCCGGGCCTGCGCAGCGCCGACAATGCGCGCGACCTGATGGAGGCCATCGAGCGGCAACGTCCGCAATTTGCCGCCGACACCCGCTTCCACCTCAGGCACGAGACCTACAATCTCGCCGCCGAGGCCGAGATGACCCGGTGGCTGGCGGAGGGCCGCGTCGATTTGCTCGCCTTCAACGATCACATGGACGGGGTCGTTGCCGACATTTCCAATCCGCGCAAGCGCAACCGCATGGTGGAGCGTACCGGACTGTCGAGCGAGGACTTTGACGAGCTGGTCGGACACGTCGTGTCGCGCGCGTCCGATGTTCCCGCGTCCGTCTCGCGGCTCGCCGCTGCAGCCCGTGCCGCCGAAGTACGGATGCTCTCGCACGACGATGCGACACCGGCGATGCGCCAGGAGTATCGCGAGTTCGGCGCGCTGATCGCGGAGTTTCCGGTCAACGAGGAGACGGCACGCGCCGCCGCGGCTGCTGGTGATCCCATCGTCTTCGGCGCCCCCAACGTCGTGCGCGGCGGCAGCCACACCGGCTGGACCAGGGCGTCCGACATGATCGCCAAGGGGCTCTGCTCGGTCCTCGCCTCGGACTATTATTATCCCGCACAGCTGCTGGCCGCGTTCCGCCTCGCCGCCGACGGCGTGCTGCCGCTGACCGAAGCTTGGAACCTGATCTCCGCCGGACCGGCGCGCGCGACCGGCCTCACCGATCGCGGCGTCATCGCGGAAGGACGCCGCGCCGACATCCTGCTGGTCGATGACACCGTGGCGCTGCGGCCGCGGCTCGTCGCGGTGATCGCGGGCGGCAAGCTCGTGCATCTCACCGATGCGGCGCGCCTGC
- a CDS encoding chloramphenicol acetyltransferase has product MAGKTLSDQPTIDASATLHETRLGAYTEVGARTILHEVAMGDYSYVVNDAQITYTTIGKFCSIAAMTRINPGNHPMHRATQAHFTYRSSAYFPGESDDEEFFDWRRQHHVHIGHDVWIGHGAIVLPGRNIGTGAVIAAGAIVTKDVPAYAIVAGNPARIVRRRFSEEIAGRLARLAWWDWDHDKLREALPNFRKLGIEDFLATYEARASSPRSNKSAIA; this is encoded by the coding sequence ATGGCCGGCAAGACGCTCTCGGATCAACCGACCATCGATGCTTCCGCAACGCTGCACGAGACCAGGCTCGGCGCCTATACCGAAGTCGGCGCACGCACCATCCTGCATGAAGTCGCAATGGGCGATTACTCCTACGTCGTGAACGACGCGCAGATCACCTACACCACCATCGGAAAGTTCTGCTCGATCGCGGCGATGACGCGGATCAATCCCGGCAATCACCCGATGCATCGCGCGACCCAGGCGCATTTCACCTATCGCTCCAGCGCCTATTTCCCGGGCGAAAGCGATGACGAGGAATTCTTCGACTGGCGGCGCCAGCATCACGTCCACATCGGTCACGACGTCTGGATCGGCCATGGCGCGATCGTGCTGCCGGGACGCAACATCGGCACCGGCGCGGTGATCGCGGCCGGCGCCATCGTCACCAAGGATGTACCGGCCTACGCCATCGTTGCCGGCAATCCGGCGCGCATCGTGCGGCGGCGGTTTTCGGAAGAGATCGCCGGGCGTCTCGCCAGGCTCGCCTGGTGGGACTGGGATCACGACAAATTGCGTGAAGCGCTGCCAAATTTTCGCAAGCTCGGGATTGAAGATTTTCTCGCAACATATGAAGCACGGGCAAGCTCTCCCCGCAGCAACAAGAGCGCAATCGCGTGA
- the phnC gene encoding phosphonate ABC transporter ATP-binding protein, translating into MLVVEGLTCRFGAKAAVDDASFQISPGGFVGVIGRSGAGKSTLLRTINRLVIPTQGRILFDGLDVTALRGKDLRQWRARSAMIFQQFNLVGRLDVLTNVLMGRLATMPAWRSLSQIWPEQDKALAMSALEQFDIASLAAQRADQLSGGQQQRVAIARALVQQPDIILADEPIASLDPRNTKIVMDALLRINKHFGITVLCNLHSLDLARSYCDRLIGMAQGRVVFDGVPSELTDHVARELYDLEAADVMGGASTPAPEGVPALGTAAAA; encoded by the coding sequence ATGCTGGTGGTAGAAGGTCTGACGTGCCGCTTCGGCGCAAAAGCCGCGGTGGACGACGCTTCGTTTCAAATTTCCCCCGGCGGTTTCGTCGGGGTGATCGGGCGCTCCGGCGCCGGCAAGTCGACCCTGCTGCGGACCATCAATCGTCTCGTGATCCCGACGCAGGGCCGCATCCTGTTCGACGGCCTCGATGTGACCGCGCTGCGCGGGAAGGATCTGCGGCAGTGGCGGGCCCGTTCGGCCATGATCTTCCAGCAGTTCAACCTGGTCGGCCGCCTCGATGTTCTCACCAACGTGCTGATGGGCCGTCTTGCCACCATGCCGGCTTGGCGCTCGCTGTCGCAGATCTGGCCCGAGCAGGACAAGGCGCTGGCAATGTCGGCGCTCGAACAGTTCGACATCGCCTCGCTCGCCGCCCAGCGCGCCGACCAGCTCTCCGGCGGCCAGCAGCAGCGCGTCGCAATCGCCCGCGCCCTGGTGCAGCAGCCAGACATCATCCTCGCCGACGAGCCGATCGCCTCGCTCGATCCGCGCAACACCAAAATCGTGATGGATGCGCTGCTGCGCATCAACAAGCATTTCGGCATCACCGTGCTCTGCAACCTGCATTCGCTCGACCTGGCGCGCAGCTATTGCGACCGCCTCATCGGCATGGCGCAGGGGCGCGTGGTGTTCGACGGCGTGCCGTCCGAGCTGACCGATCACGTCGCGCGCGAGCTCTACGATCTCGAAGCCGCCGATGTCATGGGCGGCGCATCCACACCGGCGCCCGAGGGCGTTCCGGCGCTTGGAACGGCTGCGGCGGCCTGA
- the phnD gene encoding phosphonate ABC transporter substrate-binding protein, with the protein MITRRLVLAGAAALTFAGSASAEDWKSKYPEITFAVIPAENGSGVTERYGPFMNYLSKELGVKVTLRVANDYAAVIEGQRAGNIHIGYYGPASFSRARLTGVKTDAFVIDVNADGSKGYYSVFYVLAKSPYQKIEDLKGKNLGLVDPNSTSGNNMPRFKLNAMGIDPDAYFSKVVFTGSHENAVLALAQGTVDVAANWWNADDDSNLTRMLNKGMVKSADGTVMKKEDFRIIVKSDLIINSPYAYLSDLPEDMKAAIKKAFLEAAQKDPEAFKKLSDGKNKPWEPIANDDYNKTIELIKFVDALRKKAS; encoded by the coding sequence ATGATCACTCGCAGATTAGTTCTTGCTGGCGCCGCCGCGCTGACCTTTGCCGGATCCGCTTCCGCCGAAGACTGGAAGTCGAAATATCCGGAGATCACCTTCGCGGTGATTCCGGCCGAGAACGGCTCCGGGGTCACCGAACGCTACGGACCTTTCATGAACTATCTGTCCAAGGAACTCGGCGTCAAGGTCACGCTCCGCGTCGCCAATGACTACGCCGCCGTCATCGAGGGCCAGCGCGCCGGCAATATTCACATCGGCTATTACGGTCCGGCATCGTTCTCGCGCGCCCGTCTGACCGGCGTGAAGACCGATGCCTTCGTGATCGACGTTAATGCCGACGGCTCCAAGGGCTACTATTCGGTCTTCTACGTGCTGGCTAAGTCGCCCTACCAGAAGATCGAAGACCTGAAGGGCAAGAATCTCGGCCTGGTCGATCCGAACTCGACTTCGGGCAACAACATGCCCCGGTTCAAGCTGAACGCTATGGGCATCGACCCCGACGCCTACTTCTCCAAGGTCGTCTTCACGGGCAGCCACGAGAACGCGGTGCTGGCGCTGGCCCAGGGCACCGTCGATGTCGCCGCCAATTGGTGGAACGCCGACGACGATTCCAACCTGACCCGCATGCTCAACAAGGGCATGGTGAAGTCGGCCGACGGCACCGTAATGAAGAAGGAAGACTTCCGCATCATCGTGAAGTCCGATCTCATCATCAATTCGCCCTACGCCTATCTTAGCGATCTGCCCGAGGACATGAAGGCCGCGATCAAGAAGGCCTTCCTCGAAGCGGCGCAGAAGGACCCCGAGGCGTTCAAGAAGCTCTCCGACGGCAAGAACAAGCCGTGGGAGCCGATCGCCAACGACGACTACAACAAGACCATCGAGCTGATTAAGTTCGTCGACGCTCTGCGTAAGAAGGCGTCCTGA
- the phnE gene encoding phosphonate ABC transporter, permease protein PhnE: MTIAVAILPEQQLAALNAAYRKAVARKRLRLLAGLALFVAALIVAAIGAEVNLRTFFTYFGNFVSYFDRILTLDNGQRVWTNFGEWFWGWHKWLKLLGETLLISYVGTLTGAVFAFALNFFAAENTSPAAWLRFTVRRLLEFARTVPGIVFALIFVIAFGLGPMAGVLAIAIHSTGALGKLFSEIVENADMKPVEGIRSTGASWLACMRFAILPQVTAGYASYALLRFEINVREASVMGFVGAGGIGQELVVAIRKFYYSDVSAILVTIILTVFIIDITTGWLRARLFGKEART, from the coding sequence ATGACGATTGCGGTTGCGATCCTTCCCGAGCAGCAGCTTGCCGCCCTGAACGCCGCCTACCGCAAGGCGGTCGCGCGCAAGCGTCTGCGGCTGCTGGCGGGTCTGGCTTTGTTCGTTGCCGCGCTGATCGTGGCCGCGATCGGCGCGGAAGTGAACCTGCGCACCTTCTTCACCTATTTCGGCAATTTCGTCAGCTATTTCGACCGCATCCTCACCCTCGACAACGGCCAGCGCGTCTGGACCAATTTCGGCGAATGGTTCTGGGGCTGGCACAAATGGTTGAAGTTGCTCGGTGAGACGCTGCTGATCAGCTATGTCGGCACCCTGACCGGGGCTGTGTTCGCCTTCGCACTCAACTTCTTCGCCGCGGAAAACACCTCGCCCGCAGCCTGGCTGCGTTTCACCGTGCGGCGCCTGCTCGAATTCGCCCGTACCGTACCCGGCATCGTGTTCGCGCTGATCTTCGTCATCGCGTTCGGTCTCGGGCCGATGGCCGGCGTGCTCGCGATCGCGATTCACTCCACCGGCGCGCTCGGCAAGCTGTTTTCGGAGATCGTCGAGAACGCCGACATGAAGCCGGTCGAGGGCATCCGCTCGACCGGCGCGAGCTGGCTCGCCTGCATGCGCTTCGCCATTCTGCCGCAGGTGACTGCCGGCTATGCCAGCTACGCGCTGCTGCGCTTCGAGATCAACGTCCGTGAGGCCTCCGTAATGGGCTTTGTCGGCGCCGGCGGCATCGGCCAGGAGCTCGTCGTCGCGATCCGCAAGTTCTACTACTCCGACGTCAGCGCCATCCTGGTCACGATCATCCTCACCGTCTTCATCATCGACATCACCACCGGCTGGCTGCGCGCCCGTCTGTTCGGCAAGGAGGCGCGGACGTGA
- the phnE gene encoding phosphonate ABC transporter, permease protein PhnE, whose amino-acid sequence MTKPQQVDTAQIRARYPDVFHRPASARLATPATIVAAGAIFAYGLVDLDFSPSRFVAGLSQLGWISMMMIPPDPGTSLPIYLKALGETLSIALLGTTLAAIFALPVSLLAARNIVPNLFRFPVRRFLDCIRGVDTLIWALVWINVVGLGPFAGVLAIAVSDFGAFGKLFSEAIEGADQKQVEGVRASGGSALHEIRFGLLPQVLPVIAGQVLYFIESNTRSATIIGIVGAGGIGLQLAEQIRVLEWQKVSFLILMILVAVAAIDFISGKLRFAIIGRRAVA is encoded by the coding sequence GTGACGAAGCCGCAGCAGGTCGATACCGCGCAGATTCGCGCGCGCTATCCCGATGTGTTCCATCGACCGGCCTCGGCGCGGCTCGCGACGCCGGCGACGATCGTCGCAGCCGGTGCGATCTTCGCCTATGGCCTCGTCGATCTCGACTTCTCGCCGTCGCGCTTCGTCGCGGGTCTCAGTCAGCTCGGCTGGATCAGCATGATGATGATCCCGCCTGACCCCGGCACATCGCTGCCGATCTATCTGAAGGCGCTGGGTGAAACCCTGTCGATCGCGCTGCTGGGCACCACATTGGCTGCCATATTTGCGCTGCCGGTCAGCCTGCTCGCCGCACGCAATATCGTCCCGAACCTGTTCCGCTTTCCGGTGCGGCGCTTCCTGGATTGCATTCGCGGCGTCGACACCCTGATCTGGGCGCTGGTGTGGATCAACGTGGTCGGGCTCGGCCCGTTCGCCGGCGTGCTCGCCATCGCAGTGTCGGATTTCGGCGCGTTTGGAAAACTGTTTTCGGAGGCGATCGAGGGCGCCGACCAGAAGCAGGTCGAAGGCGTCCGCGCCTCCGGCGGCAGTGCGCTGCACGAGATCCGCTTCGGCCTGTTGCCGCAGGTGCTGCCGGTGATCGCAGGGCAAGTGCTCTATTTCATCGAATCCAACACGCGTTCGGCCACGATCATCGGCATCGTCGGCGCCGGCGGCATCGGCCTCCAGCTCGCCGAGCAGATCCGCGTCCTGGAATGGCAGAAGGTGTCGTTCCTGATCCTGATGATCCTGGTCGCCGTCGCCGCGATCGATTTCATCTCAGGCAAGCTGCGGTTCGCGATCATCGGAAGGCGAGCGGTGGCCTAA
- the phnF gene encoding phosphonate metabolism transcriptional regulator PhnF has protein sequence MSMQDTASSGVALWRLVADGIERGIADGRFAAGDKLPGEMEIAETYRVNRHTVRRALAALAERGLVRAERGSGTYVETQKLAYPLRSRTRFSEIVGADGREPHGRLIEASDDVATREVARELGLKPGAPLVRIEAIRLADSTPICVSTTWLSAELFPGAGEVFAATRSMTKLLGHFGVRDYRRGATRITAGIIDATDAARLDLPLGRPILVVDATDHDLDGKPLVTKHSRFAAERVEFLVENG, from the coding sequence ATGAGCATGCAGGACACCGCCTCCTCGGGCGTCGCGCTGTGGCGCCTCGTTGCCGACGGCATCGAACGCGGCATCGCCGACGGCCGCTTTGCGGCCGGCGACAAGTTGCCGGGCGAGATGGAGATTGCCGAAACCTATCGCGTGAACCGCCACACCGTGCGGCGTGCGCTGGCGGCGCTTGCCGAGCGCGGCCTGGTGCGTGCCGAGCGCGGCAGCGGAACCTATGTCGAGACGCAGAAGCTCGCCTATCCGCTGCGCTCGCGCACGCGCTTCTCCGAGATCGTCGGCGCCGACGGCCGCGAGCCGCATGGCCGGCTGATCGAGGCGTCCGATGACGTCGCAACGCGCGAGGTGGCGCGGGAGCTCGGCCTGAAGCCGGGTGCGCCGCTGGTGCGGATCGAGGCGATCCGGCTTGCCGACAGCACGCCGATCTGCGTCTCCACGACTTGGCTGTCCGCCGAGCTGTTTCCCGGTGCCGGCGAGGTGTTCGCCGCGACGCGCTCGATGACGAAGTTGCTCGGGCACTTCGGCGTCCGCGACTATCGCCGCGGCGCGACCCGGATCACCGCCGGCATCATCGACGCGACCGATGCGGCGCGGCTTGACCTTCCGCTCGGACGACCGATCCTCGTGGTCGACGCCACCGATCACGATCTCGACGGCAAGCCGCTGGTGACCAAGCATTCGCGGTTTGCGGCCGAGCGGGTGGAGTTCCTGGTGGAGAACGGGTGA
- the phnG gene encoding phosphonate C-P lyase system protein PhnG, whose product MDQVTQHNNQQAQRQAAMAVLAHAEAAEIAARLSAIALPGHQDLRAPENGLVMLRGRVGGDGAPFNLGEATVSRAAVRLASGEVGFGYTLGRDSEKARLIALCDALMQSPNFGAAVERDVIAPLREQLMVERKQVAAETAATKVDFYTMVRGEG is encoded by the coding sequence GTGGATCAGGTGACCCAGCACAACAACCAGCAAGCCCAGCGCCAAGCCGCGATGGCCGTGCTGGCGCATGCGGAGGCGGCCGAGATTGCCGCCCGTCTCAGCGCTATCGCCTTGCCGGGTCATCAGGATCTGCGTGCGCCGGAGAACGGCCTCGTCATGCTGCGCGGCCGGGTCGGCGGCGACGGCGCACCGTTCAATCTCGGCGAAGCGACCGTGTCGCGCGCCGCGGTGCGGCTTGCGAGCGGCGAGGTCGGCTTCGGCTACACGCTTGGGCGCGATAGTGAGAAGGCGCGGCTGATCGCGCTGTGCGATGCCCTGATGCAGTCGCCGAATTTCGGCGCCGCCGTCGAGCGCGACGTTATCGCGCCGTTGCGTGAGCAGCTTATGGTCGAGCGCAAGCAGGTCGCGGCCGAGACCGCCGCGACGAAGGTTGATTTCTACACCATGGTGCGCGGTGAGGGGTGA
- the phnH gene encoding phosphonate C-P lyase system protein PhnH, with translation MTTIAELPPGFVDKVLSAQSTFRSVMDAMARPGSVQRIVPMAGAPGMMMRGTAAIALTLFDHDTPLWLDARMSESSDVTKWLKFHTGAPVIQDASIASFALISDGILLPALERFALGTNEYPDRSTTVIIQVDSLDTGRGFELRGPGIDGVATLQASIKPFDLFERLRFNETLFPRGIDVVLVADDAVVAISRTTRVANKGS, from the coding sequence ATGACCACGATTGCGGAACTGCCGCCGGGGTTCGTCGACAAGGTGCTGTCGGCGCAATCGACCTTTCGCTCGGTGATGGACGCGATGGCGCGGCCGGGCTCGGTCCAGCGCATCGTGCCGATGGCGGGCGCGCCCGGCATGATGATGCGCGGCACCGCCGCGATCGCGCTGACGCTGTTCGACCACGACACGCCGCTCTGGCTCGATGCGCGGATGTCGGAGAGCTCGGACGTGACGAAATGGCTGAAGTTCCACACCGGCGCGCCGGTGATCCAGGATGCCTCGATCGCGAGCTTCGCGCTGATCAGTGACGGCATCCTGCTGCCGGCGCTCGAGCGCTTCGCGCTCGGCACCAATGAATATCCGGATCGTTCGACCACGGTGATCATCCAGGTCGACAGCCTCGACACTGGGCGCGGCTTCGAGCTGCGCGGCCCCGGCATCGACGGTGTCGCGACGCTCCAGGCGTCGATCAAACCTTTCGACCTGTTCGAGCGCCTGAGGTTCAACGAAACGCTGTTTCCGCGCGGCATCGATGTGGTGCTGGTCGCCGATGACGCCGTGGTTGCGATCTCGCGCACGACGCGTGTCGCGAACAAGGGAAGCTGA
- a CDS encoding carbon-phosphorus lyase complex subunit PhnI: MYVAVKGGERAIENAHRLLANARRGDQSVAEVSLDQISEQLGLAVDRVMSEGSLYDRELAALAIKQARGDLIEAIFLVRAFRATLPRFGASEPVDTGAMRVQRRVSSTFKDIPGGQILGPTFDYTHRLLDPSLAKGFVPEAPATAEASTAPTPRVTDILGRDGLIESSPQAEGGADVGDLTREPLNFPADRDLRLQNLARGDEGFLLAMGYSTQRGYGRNHPFAGEIRFGEVEVEFFAEDVGFAVPLGSIELTECQMVNQFKGSATEAPCFTRGYGLAFGQSERKTMSMALVDRALRARELGEEAVAPAQDEEFVLSHSDNVQATGFVEHLKLPHYVDFQSELGLLRKLRKEFADAHAPDAMKEAAE, encoded by the coding sequence ATGTATGTCGCAGTCAAAGGTGGCGAACGCGCCATCGAGAACGCCCATCGCCTGCTCGCCAACGCCAGGCGCGGCGATCAAAGCGTTGCGGAAGTCTCGCTCGACCAGATCTCGGAGCAGCTCGGCCTCGCCGTCGATCGCGTCATGAGCGAAGGCTCGCTCTATGACCGTGAGCTCGCGGCGCTGGCGATCAAGCAGGCGCGCGGCGATCTGATCGAGGCGATCTTCCTGGTCCGCGCCTTCCGCGCCACCTTGCCGCGTTTCGGTGCCAGCGAGCCGGTCGACACCGGCGCGATGCGGGTGCAGCGGCGGGTGTCCTCGACGTTCAAGGACATTCCCGGCGGCCAGATCCTCGGGCCGACCTTCGATTACACGCACCGCCTGCTCGATCCCTCACTCGCGAAAGGATTTGTGCCGGAAGCGCCGGCGACGGCCGAAGCGTCGACCGCACCGACGCCGCGCGTGACGGATATTCTCGGCCGCGACGGGCTGATCGAATCCTCGCCGCAGGCCGAAGGCGGCGCCGACGTCGGCGATCTCACCCGCGAGCCGCTCAACTTCCCGGCCGATCGCGATTTGCGCCTGCAAAACCTTGCGCGCGGCGACGAAGGCTTCCTGCTGGCGATGGGCTATTCCACCCAGCGCGGCTATGGCCGCAACCATCCCTTTGCCGGCGAGATCCGCTTCGGCGAGGTCGAGGTCGAATTCTTCGCCGAGGACGTCGGCTTCGCCGTGCCGCTCGGCTCGATCGAGCTGACCGAGTGCCAGATGGTCAACCAGTTCAAGGGGTCAGCAACGGAAGCGCCGTGCTTCACTCGCGGCTATGGCCTCGCCTTCGGCCAGAGCGAGCGCAAGACCATGTCGATGGCGCTGGTCGACCGCGCGCTGCGCGCCCGCGAGCTCGGCGAAGAGGCCGTGGCCCCGGCGCAAGATGAAGAATTCGTGTTGTCGCATTCGGACAACGTCCAGGCGACCGGCTTCGTCGAGCATCTGAAGCTGCCGCATTATGTCGATTTCCAGTCGGAGCTCGGCCTGCTCCGCAAGCTGCGCAAGGAATTCGCTGATGCCCATGCGCCCGATGCCATGAAGGAGGCCGCGGAATGA
- a CDS encoding alpha-D-ribose 1-methylphosphonate 5-phosphate C-P-lyase PhnJ, with product MNAPAYNFAYLDEQTKRMIRRAILKAIAIPGYQVPFASREMPMPYGWGTGGVQVTAAILGPQDVLKVIDQGSDDTTNAISIRKFFAKTAGVATTTATDKATVIQTRHRIPETSLHENQVLVYQVPIPEPLRFLEPRETETRRMHALAEYGLMHVKLYEDIARFGHIATAYAYPVKVNARYVMDPSPTPKFDNPKMDNCAALQLFGAGREKRIYAIPPHTQVVSLDFEDHPFEPYRFNAPCALCGAENSYLDEIVTDDKGGRMFVCSDTDYCEGRQAAGHHGSLSAAPYKEKAQEKHNG from the coding sequence ATGAACGCGCCCGCCTACAATTTCGCCTATCTCGACGAGCAGACCAAGCGGATGATCCGCCGCGCGATCCTCAAGGCGATCGCGATCCCTGGCTATCAGGTGCCGTTCGCCAGCCGCGAAATGCCGATGCCCTATGGCTGGGGCACCGGCGGCGTGCAGGTGACCGCGGCGATCCTCGGGCCCCAAGACGTGCTGAAGGTGATCGACCAGGGTTCTGACGACACCACCAACGCGATCTCGATCCGAAAATTCTTCGCCAAGACCGCCGGCGTCGCCACGACCACGGCAACGGATAAGGCAACGGTGATTCAGACCCGTCATCGCATTCCCGAGACGTCGCTGCACGAGAATCAGGTGCTGGTCTACCAGGTGCCGATCCCGGAACCCTTACGCTTCCTCGAGCCGCGCGAGACCGAGACGCGGCGCATGCACGCCCTCGCCGAATACGGTTTGATGCACGTAAAACTCTACGAGGACATCGCCCGCTTCGGCCACATCGCGACCGCCTACGCCTATCCGGTGAAGGTGAACGCGCGCTATGTGATGGACCCGTCGCCGACCCCGAAGTTCGACAATCCCAAGATGGACAATTGCGCGGCGCTGCAATTGTTCGGCGCTGGCCGCGAGAAGCGCATCTACGCGATCCCGCCTCACACGCAGGTGGTGTCGCTCGATTTCGAGGATCACCCGTTCGAGCCGTACCGCTTCAACGCGCCCTGCGCGCTGTGCGGGGCTGAAAACTCCTATCTCGACGAGATCGTCACCGACGACAAGGGCGGGCGCATGTTCGTCTGCTCGGACACCGATTATTGCGAGGGCCGCCAGGCCGCCGGCCATCACGGCAGCCTCAGCGCTGCGCCGTACAAGGAGAAGGCGCAGGAGAAGCACAATGGCTGA
- the phnK gene encoding phosphonate C-P lyase system protein PhnK, which translates to MADPDMLENDQPLLVAESLSKSYGRIAACREVSFSLYPGEVLAVVGESGSGKSTLLQMLSGQLAPTAGQVSYRMRDGIIRDLATLGEAERRFLFRTDWGYVHQDPAQGLRMAVSAGANVGERLMAVGWNHYGRIRETASDWLTRVEIDVARIDDAPRTYSGGMRQRLQIARNLVTEPRLVFMDEPTGGLDVSVQARLLDLLRSLVAELHLAVIIVTHDLAVARLLSHRVMVMKGGRVIEAGLTDQVLDDPREPYTQLLVSSILPP; encoded by the coding sequence ATGGCTGATCCCGATATGCTGGAGAACGATCAGCCGCTGCTGGTCGCGGAGTCGCTCAGCAAGTCCTATGGCCGCATCGCCGCATGCCGAGAGGTGTCGTTCTCGCTCTATCCCGGCGAGGTGCTGGCGGTCGTTGGCGAATCCGGCTCCGGCAAGTCGACGCTGCTGCAGATGCTGTCGGGCCAGCTGGCGCCGACCGCCGGCCAGGTGTCCTATCGCATGCGTGACGGCATCATCCGCGATCTCGCCACGCTGGGCGAAGCCGAGCGGCGCTTCCTGTTCCGCACCGACTGGGGCTATGTGCACCAGGATCCGGCGCAGGGCCTGCGCATGGCGGTGTCGGCCGGCGCCAATGTCGGCGAGCGGCTGATGGCGGTGGGTTGGAACCATTATGGCCGCATCCGCGAGACTGCATCCGACTGGCTCACCCGCGTCGAGATCGACGTCGCGCGCATCGACGATGCGCCGCGAACCTATTCCGGCGGCATGCGCCAACGGCTCCAGATCGCGCGCAACCTCGTCACCGAGCCGCGGCTGGTGTTCATGGACGAGCCGACCGGCGGCCTCGACGTCTCGGTGCAGGCGCGTCTGCTCGATCTCCTGCGCAGCCTCGTCGCCGAGCTGCATCTCGCCGTCATCATCGTCACCCACGACCTCGCGGTCGCGCGCCTCCTGTCGCACCGCGTGATGGTGATGAAGGGCGGCCGCGTCATCGAGGCCGGCCTCACCGACCAGGTGCTCGACGATCCCCGCGAGCCCTACACCCAGCTCCTCGTCTCCTCGATTCTGCCGCCATAA